From the Oryza glaberrima chromosome 5, OglaRS2, whole genome shotgun sequence genome, one window contains:
- the LOC127773518 gene encoding auxin-responsive protein IAA17: MSPPLELDYIGLSPPVPAAADAAADNDLKGTELRLGLPGSHSPDRSPPAATLDLLPAAKGAKRGFSDEARPLPASAAAAAAAGKGKKAAAGEEDEDAEEEDKKVAAAPQAPAAKAQVVGWPPIRSYRKNTMATNQLKSSKEDAEAKQGQGFLYVKVSMDGAPYLRKVDLKTYKNYKDLSTALEKMFIGFTTGKDGLSESRKDGEYVLTYEDKDGDWMLVGDVPWEMFANSCRRLRIMKGSDAIGLAPRAVDKSKNRN, translated from the exons ATGTCGCCCCCACTCGAGCTCGACTACATAggcctctcgccgccggtgcccgccgccgccgatgccgccgccgacaacgacCTGAAGGGCACCGAGCTCCGCCTCGGCCTGCCCGGCTCCCACTCGCCGGACCGctccccgcccgccgccacgctcgACCTTCTCCCCGCTGCCAAGGGCGCCAAGCGCGGGTTCTCCGACGAGGCGCGTCCGCTgccggcgtccgccgccgccgccgccgccgccgggaagggcaagaaggcggcggccggcgaggaggatgaggatgcggaggaggaggacaagaaggtcgccgccgcgccgcaggcGCCTGCTGCCAA GGCTCAGGTGGTTGGATGGCCACCAATTCGCAGCTACCGCAAGAACACGATGGCTACTAACCAGCTGAAGAGCAGCAAGGAGGATGCTGAAGCGAAGCAGGGCCAGGGGTTCCTGTACGTCAAGGTCAGCATGGATGGTGCCCCCTACCTCAGGAAGGTGGACCTCAAGACCTACAAGAACTACAAGGACCTGTCAACTGCGCTTGAGAAGATGTTCATTGGCTTCACAACTG GCAAGGATGGCTTATCTGAGAGCCGCAAGGATGGTGAATATGTGCTGACTTATGAAGACAAGGATGGAGACTGGATGCTTGTTGGCGATGTTCCATGGGA GATGTTTGCCAACTCTTGTCGCAGACTCAGGATCATGAAAGGTTCAGATGCAATTGGACTTG